From the genome of Papaver somniferum cultivar HN1 chromosome 2, ASM357369v1, whole genome shotgun sequence, one region includes:
- the LOC113349538 gene encoding IQ domain-containing protein IQM1-like produces the protein MGISLSLLLSAWKEIIVNRGMVGITDNGEEVIVRTISFNRKDGEIIVRNVSFKKKDNSESSDLLSDGSDTKMVMEESTSFKNWERSKLTLKTVFSFKNPFIDNNDSYYYSFTSKNKDEASVKKAKSPSFPEPEVVYSPRPLSELDAAAVKLQKVYKSYRTRRNLADCAVLVEELWWKALDSAALKLSSETFFNGEKHETATSRWTRALTRAAKVGKGLSKDEKAQKLALQHWLEAIDPRHRYGHNLHFYYDLWFDCGSSQPFFYWLDVGDGKEVNLERCPRSTLQRQCIEYLGPKEREVYEVIVEDGKLVYKQGGECVDTVEGFKWIFVLSTSRSLYVGKKKKGQFQHSSFLSGGATTAAGRLVAHDGVLEAIWPYSGHYLPTEENFKEFISFLEEHHVDLTNVKRCANDEDCPSSFKVTDSEVNSKAEDTEGSSFKLTDAPPAIETSSAPKEETNGNAEPQKFDLAKRLSCKWSTGTGPRIGCVSDYPTELRFRALEHVNLSPRVRTGSVGYSGPIPSPRPSPKIRLSPRLAYMGLPSPRSSIPSRTISC, from the exons ATGGGTATATCATTATCTTTACTTTTATCAGCCTGGAAAGAAATTATAGTGAATAGAGGTATGGTTGGAATTACGGATAACGGCGAGGAAGTTATAGTTAGGACTATTAGTTTCAATAGAAAAGATGGTGAGATCATTGTTAGGAATGTTAGTTTTAAGAAGAAAGATAATTCGGAAAGTAGTGATTTGCTGTCTGATGGGTCTGATACTAAGATGGTAATGGAGGAATCGACGAGTTTTAAGAACTGGGAACGGAGTAAATTGACGCTGAAGACGGTGTTTTCGTTCAAGAATCCGTTCATTGACAACAACGATAGTTATTATTATTCATTTACTTCAAAAAACAAAGACGAGGCTTCGGTTAAGAAAGCGAAATCTCCATCATTTCCTGAACCAGAAGTTGTGTATTCTCCAAGGCCATTGAGTGAGCTTGATGCTGCAGCTGTTAAGCTACAAAAGGTTTATAAGAGTTATCGAACTCGGAGAAATCTTGCTGATTGTGCAGTTCTAGTTGAGGAGCTTTG GTGGAAAGCACTAGACTCTGCAGCTCTTAAACTGAGTTCGGAAACATTCTTTAATGGCGAGAAACATGAAACTGCCACTTCTCGATGGACACGTGCATTGACTAGAGCTGCCAAG GTTGGAAAAGGTTTGTCGAAGGATGAAAAGGCGCAAAAATTAGCCCTTCAGCACTGGCTTGAAGCT ATTGACCCACGACATCGTTATGGTCATAACCTTCATTTCTATTATGATCTGTGGTTTGATTGTGGGAGTTCCCAACCTTTCTTCTACTG GTTGGATGTTGGAGATGGCAAAGAAGTAAATCTTGAAAGGTGTCCTAGGAGCACACTTCAACGTCAGTGCATCGAATATCTTGGACCC AAAGAGAGGGAAGTCTATGAAGTAATTGTGGAAGATGGAAAGCTTGTCTATAAACAAGGTGGAGAGTGTGTGGACACTGTTGAAGGTTTCAAATGGATTTTTGTCCTAAGCACATCGAGATCATTGTATGTTGGAAAGAAGAAAAAGGGACAGTTTCAACACTCGAGTTTTCTGTCCGGCGGGGCTACAACAGCGGCTGGAAGATTAGTGGCCCATGATGGGGTTCTTGAG GCAATTTGGCCATACAGCGGCCACTACCTCCCCACCGAAGAGAATTTCAAAGAATTCATCAGCTTCCTTGAGGAACATCATGTGGATCTCACCAATGTTAAG AGATGTGCAAATGACGAAGACTGTCCATCATCATTCAAAGTTACCGACAGTGAAGTGAATAGTAAGGCAGAAGATACAGAGGGTTCATCATTCAAACTCACTGATGCACCCCCAGCAATCGAAACTAGTAGTGCTCCTAAAGAAGAGACTAATGGCAATGCAGAACCACAGAAATTCGATTTAGCCAAGCGTTTATCATGCAAATGGAGTACAGGAACCGGACCTCGTATCGGATGTGTCAGTGACTATCCAACTGAACTACGATTCCGTGCACTCGAACACGTCAATCTATCGCCAAGAGTTAGGACCGGAAGTGTTGGGTACTCAGGACCTATCCCTTCACCGCGACCTAGTCCAAAGATTCGACTTTCTCCAAGACTTGCGTACATGGGTCTGCCTAGTCCTAGAAGCTCTATACCCAGTAGAACAATTTCCTGTTAA